A genomic stretch from Chloroflexota bacterium includes:
- a CDS encoding transposase: protein MPLGRLIGAFKTVSTKRVNCAHGLSGSTLWQRNFFEHIVRSVDSLMKIRQYIHDNPVRWRFDREYPLAAP, encoded by the coding sequence ATGCCTCTGGGGCGTTTGATTGGCGCGTTCAAGACGGTAAGTACGAAACGGGTCAATTGTGCGCATGGTCTCTCAGGCAGTACCCTTTGGCAGCGCAACTTCTTTGAGCACATCGTGCGCAGTGTAGATTCACTGATGAAAATTCGTCAGTACATCCACGATAACCCGGTGCGCTGGAGATTCGATCGAGAGTACCCATTGGCAGCGCCATAG
- a CDS encoding type II toxin-antitoxin system VapC family toxin: MSSYLLDTNVVSELARRIPHPAVFRFLDTQDDLWLSAIVLGELTLGVHLLPHGRRRDSLSDWLSQFIADFGQRVLPIERLEAERAAAFQAHARREGRVLQLADALIAGTAVTNDLTIATRNVRDFDGLDVAVINPWDVP; this comes from the coding sequence ATGAGCAGCTACCTCCTGGACACAAACGTGGTCTCGGAGTTAGCGAGGCGGATTCCACACCCGGCCGTTTTTCGTTTCCTGGACACGCAGGATGACCTTTGGCTATCGGCTATCGTCCTGGGAGAGCTTACGTTGGGCGTTCACCTTCTCCCACATGGCCGCCGTCGCGATAGCTTGAGCGACTGGTTGTCACAATTTATAGCGGACTTCGGCCAGCGTGTATTGCCCATCGAGCGGTTGGAAGCCGAGCGAGCCGCTGCGTTCCAGGCACACGCGCGCCGAGAAGGTAGAGTGTTGCAACTGGCCGACGCGCTCATCGCGGGAACGGCAGTGACGAACGATCTGACGATAGCAACGCGCAACGTCAGGGATTTCGATGGCCTGGACGTTGCCGTTATCAATCCCTGGGATGTCCCATGA
- a CDS encoding adenosylcobalamin-dependent ribonucleoside-diphosphate reductase: MAVIHTNGRSTNGQPMAEPESGTMLDGIRQKVFADRYTLKDETGAALEHYPEQMWRRVAGGIAAVEEEQNRAAWEEKFYRALQDFKFVPGGRILAGAGTGHEVTFYNCYVIPSPQDSRGGILENLSVMTEIMARGGGVGINLSSLRPRGSYIRSVNGTASGPCSWGELYSVATGDVIQQGGSRRGALMLMLDDWHPDIEEFITVKTDLSRINHANLSICASDSFMEAVKADGNWDLVFPDTTDPEYDEIWNGDLAAWRALGKGVTVHRTVKAREVWAKICEAAWRSAEPGLVFMERYQKRSNTWYFEQIRCVNPCGEQGLPEWGVCNLGAINLSAFVQDGVMDYELLAETSKIAIRFLDNVIDATPYFIEDNKRQQRDGTRRTGLGTMGLADALIKMKVRYGSEESMPVVERIYRTIRDASYSASVDIAKEKGPFPEFESDNYMQGSFIRQLPAALQNEIAAHGVRNGVLLTQAPTGTTSLLSGVSSGIEPVFDFAMKRVDRTGEHILYHPLYKEWKDSHDGEPVPDYFASSNDLRPEEHVRVQAVIQEYTDSSISKTVNAPNSYEVADVEELYTLAYDLGCKGITFFRDGSRTPVLSRVEEKKEEDVKDANKAADSNQASSAAVPIEMHPRKRPAVVEGVTVKKLTARGELYVTINAVGEGEDRRPIEIFLTLGKAGTADQAYLEALARSITLGLRSGVPIKEHYKHLRGIGSLDVMGIGPNRVLSVPDAIAQVIAEIYNIPTGANGVNGAAATEEESVVQLGLAGAQAANPTREARHGEICPDCGAAGVVYEEGCEKCLVCGYSRC; encoded by the coding sequence ATGGCGGTCATTCACACCAACGGCAGAAGCACCAACGGTCAACCAATGGCCGAGCCTGAATCCGGCACCATGCTGGATGGCATCCGGCAGAAGGTCTTTGCCGACAGATATACCTTAAAGGATGAGACCGGCGCTGCCTTGGAGCACTATCCGGAGCAGATGTGGCGGCGCGTGGCCGGCGGCATAGCCGCCGTGGAAGAAGAGCAGAACCGCGCTGCGTGGGAAGAAAAATTCTACCGGGCGTTGCAGGACTTCAAGTTCGTTCCCGGCGGCCGCATCCTGGCCGGCGCGGGCACGGGCCATGAGGTCACCTTCTACAATTGCTATGTGATCCCCTCGCCGCAGGATAGCCGCGGCGGCATCCTGGAGAACCTGAGCGTGATGACGGAGATCATGGCGCGCGGCGGCGGCGTGGGCATCAATCTTTCCAGCCTGCGACCACGTGGTTCTTATATTCGCTCGGTGAACGGCACCGCCAGCGGGCCGTGCTCCTGGGGCGAGCTGTACTCGGTGGCCACCGGCGACGTCATCCAGCAGGGCGGCTCGCGCCGCGGCGCGCTCATGCTCATGCTGGACGACTGGCACCCGGACATCGAGGAGTTCATCACGGTCAAGACCGACCTCTCCCGCATCAACCACGCCAACCTTTCCATCTGCGCTTCCGACTCATTTATGGAAGCGGTCAAGGCGGACGGCAATTGGGACCTGGTCTTCCCGGACACGACCGATCCGGAATACGACGAAATCTGGAACGGCGACCTGGCCGCTTGGCGCGCCCTGGGTAAGGGCGTCACAGTTCATCGCACGGTGAAGGCGCGCGAGGTCTGGGCCAAGATCTGCGAAGCCGCGTGGCGCTCGGCAGAGCCCGGCCTGGTCTTTATGGAGCGTTACCAGAAGCGCTCCAACACCTGGTACTTCGAGCAGATTCGCTGCGTGAACCCTTGCGGCGAACAGGGTTTGCCCGAATGGGGCGTGTGCAATCTCGGGGCGATAAACCTCTCCGCGTTCGTGCAAGACGGCGTGATGGACTACGAATTGCTGGCCGAGACGTCGAAGATTGCCATCCGCTTTCTCGATAACGTAATCGACGCCACGCCGTACTTCATAGAGGACAATAAACGCCAACAACGCGACGGCACGCGGCGGACGGGCCTGGGCACTATGGGGCTTGCCGACGCGCTCATAAAGATGAAGGTGCGCTACGGCAGCGAAGAGTCTATGCCCGTCGTCGAACGCATCTACCGCACCATCCGCGACGCTTCCTACAGCGCGTCAGTCGATATTGCCAAGGAGAAGGGACCGTTCCCGGAATTCGAATCCGATAACTATATGCAGGGCTCATTTATTCGGCAACTACCCGCTGCCCTGCAGAATGAGATAGCAGCGCACGGTGTCCGCAACGGCGTGTTGCTTACGCAGGCGCCCACCGGCACGACGTCCCTGCTCTCGGGCGTGTCAAGCGGCATTGAGCCCGTGTTTGACTTTGCCATGAAACGCGTGGACCGCACCGGCGAGCACATTCTCTACCACCCGCTCTACAAAGAGTGGAAAGACTCCCACGACGGCGAGCCCGTGCCGGATTACTTCGCCTCCAGCAACGACCTGCGTCCGGAAGAACACGTGCGTGTGCAGGCGGTCATCCAGGAATATACCGACTCCAGCATTTCGAAAACCGTCAACGCGCCGAATTCCTATGAAGTAGCCGACGTCGAAGAACTCTATACCCTGGCCTACGATCTTGGCTGCAAGGGTATAACCTTCTTCCGCGACGGCTCGCGCACTCCCGTACTCTCCCGCGTGGAGGAGAAGAAGGAAGAGGACGTTAAGGATGCCAACAAAGCTGCTGACAGCAATCAGGCAAGCAGCGCGGCGGTACCGATAGAGATGCACCCGCGCAAACGCCCGGCAGTGGTCGAAGGCGTGACCGTGAAGAAACTCACGGCCCGCGGCGAACTCTACGTGACCATAAACGCCGTCGGCGAGGGCGAGGACCGCCGTCCTATCGAGATATTCCTTACCCTCGGCAAAGCCGGTACGGCCGATCAAGCGTACCTGGAAGCGCTGGCGCGCTCGATCACGCTTGGTCTGCGGAGCGGCGTGCCGATCAAGGAGCACTATAAGCACCTGCGCGGCATTGGCTCATTGGACGTGATGGGAATCGGCCCCAACCGCGTGCTCTCGGTACCCGACGCCATCGCACAGGTGATCGCCGAGATTTACAACATTCCTACCGGCGCGAACGGCGTGAACGGTGCGGCGGCCACTGAAGAAGAATCCGTCGTGCAACTCGGCTTGGCCGGCGCCCAGGCTGCAAACCCGACTCGCGAAGCGCGGCATGGCGAGATTTGCCCTGACTGCGGCGCGGCCGGTGTGGTCTACGAAGAAGGCTGCGAGAAGTGCCTCGTCTGCGGGTACTCACGCTGCTAG
- a CDS encoding AAA family ATPase, translated as MRNILSGLLGSRHEEQEQPAVGPVQRDRAGSGKLLHDLGGGVLLYEHAFALGEVSFQRRQPPLSLDLEHSEDTTHSEIPSQFDGWDGARTFGGAIPREHEVFRHCTPRMTATLRQMAHVMRGNAANSSILLTGPTGCGKTTLAKTFCFLAGEPCVEITFSGDTALSDFYQSVEVVTPDGSLAHSTATVLGPAVDAMLTGKKLLLNEVNIIPQDLLSVFTQALDARQVVLSGSEWGNVTVPVHPQFGVIATANPNYTGTLEIGVTWERRFGHGTGNVAMDFLPPEEEAEAVFHELRRVPVLERVEAMPPMEACTAVAAVAAELRSHPEIGGIMRDRVSTRSLVHWLSVCSLTGFSLAAVAMDAILTLAPPEARIEAGELVAKVLRAVTWPARTHRRVSGVLLPEITVPEQSVVALASVAQTHLPLALGEETVSRTGGLENEVYQPLETDSSGRQPALARYQCTLPDGTQLQLQEPLYTWAGSPMALGLRLRAWDASGLEITDVARLEELETALRAQYGITVPRPIGNIPAGDVVLPCVTRSSWSALRLLEAALVLDRPVYIKGPPGSGKSALVRTLARQRQLPLVELTFTGETSKHDLLVSRRLRTGETQWTVQAFLEAVIKGYLVLVNDYNLAYSDVHSLLNSLFDKGRRLTLPDGRTVTAHPGFRLVATGQPEGPGVKPLNEGVENRFGAILELTYPSSGEELAVLRSVGRGLPDPTLRAVVDFVGQCRRWAAGAVPADLEQEAIWQDAVSPELIAAVAAAGNWSTAELVAVVRNADDAGVLVERFQEGVLSAATPAARRVLEALLLQFSVTIE; from the coding sequence ATGCGGAACATCCTGAGTGGACTCTTGGGCAGTCGCCATGAGGAGCAAGAGCAGCCCGCGGTAGGTCCGGTGCAACGCGATAGAGCCGGCTCCGGTAAGCTACTGCATGATTTGGGCGGCGGGGTCTTGCTTTACGAACATGCATTCGCCCTGGGAGAAGTTTCCTTTCAGCGCCGACAACCGCCGCTCTCGCTTGACTTAGAGCACAGTGAAGACACGACCCACAGCGAGATTCCCAGCCAGTTTGACGGCTGGGACGGCGCGCGCACCTTTGGCGGCGCAATTCCCCGGGAGCACGAGGTATTTCGTCACTGTACGCCGCGCATGACGGCAACACTGCGTCAGATGGCGCACGTGATGCGCGGCAACGCCGCAAACTCATCAATCCTGCTTACCGGACCCACTGGCTGCGGCAAGACGACCCTGGCCAAGACCTTTTGCTTCTTGGCAGGCGAACCGTGCGTGGAGATCACGTTCAGTGGCGATACCGCCCTAAGCGACTTCTATCAGTCCGTGGAAGTTGTGACGCCGGACGGCAGCCTGGCGCATAGCACGGCGACGGTGCTGGGTCCGGCGGTTGATGCCATGCTCACCGGCAAGAAGCTGCTGCTCAATGAAGTGAACATTATCCCCCAAGACCTGTTGAGCGTTTTTACACAGGCACTGGACGCGCGCCAGGTGGTGCTTTCGGGCAGCGAGTGGGGCAATGTGACCGTGCCGGTGCACCCGCAATTCGGCGTAATTGCCACCGCAAACCCAAACTATACCGGCACGCTGGAGATTGGCGTCACCTGGGAGCGGCGCTTCGGTCACGGCACAGGCAACGTGGCAATGGACTTCCTGCCCCCGGAAGAAGAAGCAGAGGCGGTCTTTCACGAGTTGCGGCGCGTACCGGTGCTCGAGCGGGTCGAGGCTATGCCGCCCATGGAGGCATGTACGGCCGTGGCAGCAGTGGCGGCAGAGTTGCGCAGCCATCCGGAAATCGGCGGCATTATGCGCGATCGGGTGTCTACCCGATCGTTGGTACACTGGCTCAGCGTGTGTAGCCTCACGGGGTTTTCTCTGGCTGCTGTTGCCATGGATGCCATCCTGACTCTGGCGCCGCCGGAGGCGCGAATAGAGGCCGGTGAGCTGGTGGCGAAGGTGCTACGCGCGGTTACGTGGCCGGCGAGGACGCATCGCCGGGTGAGCGGCGTGCTGCTGCCTGAGATCACGGTGCCGGAGCAAAGTGTGGTGGCGCTGGCGAGTGTTGCACAGACGCACCTGCCGTTGGCTCTGGGAGAGGAGACTGTGAGCCGGACCGGTGGGCTGGAGAACGAGGTCTACCAGCCGCTGGAGACCGACTCATCGGGAAGGCAACCGGCGCTCGCCCGCTATCAGTGCACGCTGCCGGACGGCACCCAACTGCAACTGCAGGAACCGCTCTACACCTGGGCGGGGAGTCCGATGGCACTGGGATTACGCTTGCGGGCGTGGGACGCAAGTGGGTTAGAGATTACGGATGTGGCGCGTTTGGAGGAGCTCGAGACGGCATTGAGAGCTCAGTACGGCATCACGGTGCCCAGGCCTATCGGCAACATTCCAGCCGGTGACGTGGTGCTCCCGTGTGTCACACGGTCAAGCTGGTCCGCGCTGCGCCTGCTCGAGGCAGCGCTCGTGCTGGACCGTCCGGTCTACATCAAGGGTCCGCCCGGCAGCGGCAAGTCGGCATTGGTCCGCACGTTGGCACGGCAGCGCCAGTTGCCGCTTGTAGAGCTCACGTTTACGGGGGAGACTTCGAAGCACGATCTTCTCGTCAGTCGCCGCTTGCGCACGGGAGAAACGCAATGGACGGTGCAAGCCTTTCTCGAAGCGGTGATCAAGGGCTATCTCGTGTTGGTGAATGACTACAATCTCGCGTATTCGGACGTACATTCCCTGCTGAATAGTCTCTTCGATAAGGGTCGGCGGCTTACGTTGCCGGACGGCCGCACAGTGACGGCGCACCCGGGCTTTCGGCTGGTAGCGACCGGACAACCTGAAGGGCCGGGGGTAAAGCCGCTCAATGAAGGGGTGGAGAACCGCTTTGGGGCGATTCTGGAGCTGACGTATCCCTCTTCCGGCGAAGAGCTTGCCGTTCTCCGCAGTGTTGGACGCGGTTTGCCGGATCCAACCCTCCGTGCAGTCGTTGACTTTGTCGGTCAGTGCCGGCGCTGGGCCGCAGGCGCGGTGCCCGCGGACCTGGAACAGGAAGCAATTTGGCAGGATGCCGTTTCGCCAGAATTGATTGCCGCCGTCGCCGCAGCGGGCAATTGGAGCACGGCGGAACTCGTGGCAGTGGTGCGGAACGCAGACGATGCCGGTGTCCTGGTGGAGCGATTTCAGGAGGGCGTGCTCTCCGCAGCCACTCCCGCGGCCCGGCGTGTTCTTGAAGCCCTTCTCCTGCAGTTTAGTGTGACGATTGAATGA
- a CDS encoding matrixin family metalloprotease, whose amino-acid sequence MAIDQWHAEGKVAILPQAAGHIVDLEWRDYSDCEPDAWIGYYQYYRFGIDKVYLNTCKLNSKTAAQKRAVAVHEQGHALGLAHNPNDDQIMYEYPASTGHTTPQSHDLEDYHALWP is encoded by the coding sequence ATGGCGATTGACCAGTGGCACGCGGAGGGCAAAGTCGCGATTCTGCCCCAAGCCGCCGGGCACATCGTAGACCTCGAATGGCGTGACTACAGTGACTGTGAGCCAGATGCCTGGATTGGATACTATCAATACTATCGGTTTGGCATAGACAAGGTATACTTGAATACGTGCAAGCTGAACAGCAAGACGGCGGCGCAGAAGCGGGCCGTGGCGGTGCACGAGCAGGGCCATGCCCTGGGGCTGGCGCATAATCCGAATGATGACCAGATAATGTATGAGTATCCCGCGTCAACAGGCCACACCACGCCACAGTCGCATGACCTTGAAGACTATCACGCGCTGTGGCCATAG
- a CDS encoding deoxyribonuclease IV, whose product MKLGAHVRTTGGIATSFGRAADLGCECMQIFSANPRGWQRALPKDENITAFTAAQVESPLPVFCHTQYLINTGSPKPENYEKSVMTLTFQLQTGDLLDAAGVVTHVGSHMGDGLEQALPRIEAAIGAALDASDTVPLLLENSAGSGGNIGSSFEELGTILRACGNHERIELCVDTAHAFASGYHVETAEGFDAMLAEIDEHFGLDRLTAFHLNDSKVPFNSQKDRHENIGEGHIGLEAFRYIVNHAALADTCAVLEVPGFDDKGPDQANMDIVRELMA is encoded by the coding sequence ATGAAACTTGGCGCCCACGTGCGCACCACAGGCGGAATCGCCACCTCTTTTGGGCGGGCAGCAGACCTGGGGTGCGAATGCATGCAGATCTTCAGCGCAAACCCGCGCGGCTGGCAGCGCGCACTGCCCAAGGACGAGAACATCACCGCCTTCACTGCTGCCCAAGTGGAATCGCCGCTGCCTGTCTTTTGCCATACCCAATACCTCATCAATACCGGTTCGCCCAAGCCGGAGAACTACGAAAAGTCGGTAATGACGCTCACGTTCCAATTGCAAACGGGCGACCTGCTCGATGCCGCCGGCGTGGTCACCCACGTCGGCAGTCACATGGGCGACGGCCTCGAACAGGCCTTGCCTCGCATCGAAGCCGCGATTGGCGCGGCTCTGGATGCCTCCGACACCGTACCGCTCTTGCTGGAAAACAGCGCCGGATCGGGCGGCAACATAGGGTCGAGTTTTGAAGAGCTGGGCACGATTCTCCGCGCCTGCGGCAACCACGAGCGCATCGAACTCTGCGTGGATACGGCCCATGCCTTTGCCTCCGGCTACCACGTGGAGACAGCCGAGGGGTTCGACGCTATGCTTGCCGAGATCGACGAGCATTTTGGTCTCGACCGGCTTACCGCCTTTCATCTCAATGACTCCAAAGTGCCGTTCAACTCCCAAAAGGATCGCCACGAGAACATTGGCGAAGGCCACATCGGCCTGGAAGCGTTCCGCTACATCGTCAATCATGCTGCGCTCGCGGACACATGCGCCGTGCTGGAAGTGCCGGGGTTTGATGATAAGGGGCCCGACCAAGCCAACATGGACATCGTGCGGGAGCTTATGGCATGA
- a CDS encoding Cof-type HAD-IIB family hydrolase, translating into MSPKRDYRLIAIDLDGTLIDDRLTISPRVKQALAAAQAQGITVTLASGRMFRAMVPFARELNIEAPLVCYQGGLVRHPVTEETIFHLPVPAALAQEVVTLARAGGIQVNAFMDDRLHVESLSPEAEVYMRIAQVEATEVPDLLDFLNENPSTKLVLVNLDEDKTNSLVEAMTAHFGSRLGITKSHRYYTEAIHADVSKGRALKQLAGVMGLSLDQVVGIGDNLNDLSLVETAGFGVAMGNGDPRVKAAADFVTTTYEEDGVAVAIEQHVLRA; encoded by the coding sequence ATGAGCCCGAAACGCGACTACCGCCTCATAGCCATCGATCTGGACGGCACCCTCATCGACGACCGGCTCACAATATCGCCGCGGGTAAAGCAGGCTCTTGCCGCCGCCCAGGCCCAGGGGATCACGGTCACGCTCGCCAGCGGACGTATGTTTAGGGCGATGGTGCCTTTTGCGCGAGAGCTCAACATTGAGGCGCCGCTCGTCTGCTACCAAGGGGGCTTGGTGCGGCATCCCGTCACGGAGGAGACGATCTTCCATCTGCCGGTCCCGGCAGCGCTGGCTCAGGAGGTTGTCACTCTGGCGCGGGCGGGCGGCATTCAAGTCAACGCCTTCATGGATGATCGTCTGCACGTGGAAAGCCTCTCGCCGGAAGCTGAGGTCTACATGCGGATTGCGCAGGTAGAGGCCACCGAGGTGCCGGATCTCTTGGACTTCCTGAATGAAAATCCTTCAACGAAGCTTGTGCTCGTGAATCTCGACGAAGACAAGACGAATAGCTTGGTCGAAGCAATGACTGCGCACTTTGGCAGCCGGTTGGGCATAACAAAGTCCCATCGCTACTATACCGAGGCAATTCATGCGGACGTTTCCAAAGGCCGCGCCCTCAAGCAACTTGCCGGCGTCATGGGACTCTCGCTGGACCAAGTAGTAGGGATCGGCGACAATCTCAACGACCTGAGTCTGGTGGAGACTGCCGGGTTCGGTGTGGCGATGGGAAATGGCGATCCCCGGGTCAAGGCCGCAGCGGACTTTGTCACCACCACCTACGAAGAGGACGGCGTCGCCGTAGCTATCGAGCAACATGTACTGCGCGCCTGA
- a CDS encoding DNA methyltransferase — MTVAQASVWATRRTGREVTPSNISYLIKYGRIPGIEKNGTLLVSVGDLEQYYQSRAGHTEDFYKRRLGKNLNWHLSFEQFKESETTKHVHRLHPYKGKFIPQLVEYFLDSHTDEFKDEACFQPGDLVLDPFCGSGTTMVQASELGMHAVGIDVSLFNSMISNLKLSKVEQRDLVTATMIVGNCVASNIDGKDARAFEEELLAELKTFNGQFFPAPQFRRLVRSGEIDEDRYGSEKAAEFLPKFNALLEKHNVCNDIEPTPDDFLNTWFLPPVRSEIESARSYIDGYTDLLLRDVLRLILSRTARSSRATTHSDLATLLRPVTETYYCSKHSKICKPLFSMLGWWRRYADDTVKRMGQFQKLRTNTMQVCLTGDSRTIDILATLEESDSEIAALVRKNKIRGIFSSPPYVGLIDYHEQHAYAYELFDLPRNDGAEIGPLSAGRGRQAREAYVEGIASVLVNCQQYMAEDCNVFLVANDKFGLYPRIAALSGMTIAKEYKRPVLNRSEGDKGAYAESIFHMRKV; from the coding sequence ATGACGGTGGCGCAGGCCAGCGTTTGGGCCACAAGACGGACCGGGCGGGAAGTCACGCCATCGAACATTTCCTATCTCATCAAGTACGGACGTATTCCCGGGATTGAGAAGAATGGCACGCTGCTGGTCAGCGTTGGTGATTTGGAACAGTATTACCAGTCGCGCGCCGGGCACACTGAAGACTTCTACAAACGTAGGCTAGGCAAGAACCTGAATTGGCATCTCTCGTTTGAGCAATTCAAAGAGTCAGAAACTACCAAGCATGTACACCGCTTGCATCCCTACAAAGGGAAATTCATCCCACAGTTGGTGGAATACTTCCTTGACTCTCATACCGATGAATTCAAAGATGAGGCGTGCTTTCAGCCGGGCGATTTAGTTCTCGACCCGTTTTGCGGCAGCGGCACAACAATGGTACAAGCAAGCGAACTTGGTATGCATGCTGTTGGGATCGATGTATCGCTGTTTAATTCCATGATTAGCAATCTGAAATTGAGCAAGGTCGAACAGCGTGATTTGGTAACAGCAACCATGATTGTGGGCAACTGTGTCGCTTCCAACATCGATGGAAAGGATGCACGTGCGTTTGAGGAAGAGTTGCTTGCGGAACTCAAGACTTTCAATGGGCAGTTCTTTCCCGCCCCGCAATTTCGTCGTCTGGTGCGGAGCGGAGAGATCGATGAAGACCGCTACGGATCTGAAAAGGCTGCCGAGTTCCTGCCAAAGTTCAACGCACTCTTGGAAAAGCACAATGTCTGCAACGATATTGAGCCCACACCTGACGACTTCTTGAATACGTGGTTTCTCCCGCCGGTACGCAGTGAGATAGAGAGCGCCAGGAGTTACATAGACGGCTACACTGATCTCTTGCTGCGTGATGTCCTGCGTCTGATCTTGAGTCGCACGGCGCGATCGTCCCGCGCCACAACGCATTCGGACCTGGCCACGCTGCTTCGTCCCGTAACGGAGACGTACTATTGCAGCAAACACAGCAAAATATGCAAGCCGCTATTTTCTATGCTCGGTTGGTGGCGGCGCTATGCTGACGATACCGTAAAGCGGATGGGGCAATTCCAAAAACTACGCACCAATACCATGCAAGTTTGCCTGACGGGGGACTCCCGCACAATCGACATTCTTGCCACCCTTGAAGAATCGGATAGTGAGATTGCCGCCCTAGTAAGGAAGAACAAGATTCGCGGCATATTCTCAAGCCCCCCGTACGTGGGTTTGATCGACTACCATGAGCAACACGCGTACGCATACGAGTTATTTGACTTGCCGCGCAACGACGGGGCGGAAATTGGGCCGCTCAGTGCCGGACGCGGGCGACAGGCGAGAGAAGCGTACGTGGAGGGAATTGCCAGCGTATTGGTGAACTGTCAGCAATACATGGCTGAGGATTGTAATGTCTTTCTTGTAGCGAACGACAAGTTTGGACTTTACCCTCGTATCGCCGCCCTCTCCGGCATGACTATCGCGAAAGAATACAAGCGCCCGGTACTGAACCGCTCCGAAGGTGACAAAGGCGCGTATGCAGAATCAATCTTCCATATGCGGAAAGTGTAA
- a CDS encoding L-threonylcarbamoyladenylate synthase, translating into MCVKHSLALQPKARQIFCASDLAAIQRAATTIRNGGIVAYPTDTVYGLGANVFLPQALDKVMEAKRRPDEKSLPVLIGDQAHLGELVTSIPQDARRLMDVFWPGALTIVLTKQPHLSPLLGEATLAVRQPNHAAVLALLAAAGCPLTGTSANRSGCPPATTAEDAQEQLGEGVDLILDGGPATGNTPSTVLDCTVQPARILREGAVTRSALAAVLGDLAP; encoded by the coding sequence ATGTGTGTGAAGCACTCCCTGGCTCTTCAACCTAAGGCAAGACAAATCTTCTGCGCTTCCGATCTCGCCGCAATCCAGCGCGCCGCCACGACAATCCGCAATGGCGGCATCGTCGCCTATCCCACCGATACCGTGTATGGTCTTGGGGCCAACGTCTTTCTGCCGCAAGCGCTTGACAAGGTCATGGAGGCAAAACGGCGGCCCGACGAAAAGTCCCTGCCGGTCCTGATCGGGGACCAAGCCCACCTTGGAGAACTCGTGACAAGCATTCCACAAGACGCGAGGCGGCTCATGGATGTTTTCTGGCCGGGAGCGCTCACCATCGTCTTGACCAAGCAACCGCATCTATCGCCGCTCTTAGGGGAAGCGACGCTTGCCGTGCGCCAGCCAAATCATGCTGCGGTGCTTGCATTGCTCGCGGCGGCGGGATGTCCGCTCACAGGCACCAGCGCCAACCGGAGCGGCTGTCCGCCTGCCACCACCGCTGAAGATGCGCAAGAGCAACTGGGTGAAGGGGTAGACCTGATTCTCGACGGCGGACCTGCCACCGGCAACACGCCATCCACCGTGCTTGACTGCACGGTGCAGCCCGCTCGCATACTCCGGGAGGGCGCGGTCACGCGGAGCGCGCTCGCCGCTGTTCTAGGAGACCTTGCGCCTTAG
- a CDS encoding NUDIX hydrolase has protein sequence MQKEHSAGGIVFREDDGQVVVLVTQSSAHDGWIFPKGHLEHGETSSDAALREVKEETGVDARILERVGTIRYGFRVRGRQIAKTALFYLMEYVGGKTSDESPEVSAVTWVPLGQVAGTLSFANEAGIWAKAQGLLEQRRARSA, from the coding sequence ATGCAGAAAGAGCACTCTGCAGGCGGCATCGTGTTCCGAGAGGATGACGGGCAGGTGGTGGTGCTGGTAACCCAGAGCAGCGCGCACGATGGCTGGATATTCCCGAAAGGCCACTTGGAGCACGGTGAGACGTCAAGCGACGCGGCGCTGCGAGAAGTGAAGGAGGAGACCGGCGTGGACGCGCGAATCTTGGAGCGCGTCGGCACGATTCGCTATGGTTTTCGCGTGCGGGGCCGTCAGATTGCTAAGACTGCGCTCTTCTATCTGATGGAATACGTCGGCGGGAAGACGAGCGACGAGAGTCCGGAAGTAAGCGCCGTAACTTGGGTGCCGCTCGGTCAGGTGGCGGGTACCTTGAGCTTTGCGAACGAAGCCGGGATTTGGGCTAAGGCGCAAGGTCTCCTAGAACAGCGGCGAGCGCGCTCCGCGTGA